The following proteins come from a genomic window of Larimichthys crocea isolate SSNF chromosome III, L_crocea_2.0, whole genome shotgun sequence:
- the LOC104933652 gene encoding calcium release-activated calcium channel protein 1, with protein MSLNEHSMQALSWRKLYLSRAKLKATSRTSALLSGFAMVAMVEVQLERDYKYPPGLLIAFSACTTVLVAVHLFALMISTCILPNLEAVSNVHNLNSVNESPHERMHRHIELAWAFSTVIGTLLFLTEVMLLCWVKFLPLQTNPNEGNSTISSGQAAAIASTCIMVPFGLVFIVFAVHFYRTLVSHKTDRQIRELEQVIRLQNQLDHRAENDDMKAAVQFA; from the exons ATGAGTCTGAACGAGCACTCCATGCAGGCTCTGTCCTGGAGGAAACTCTACCTGAGCCGAGCCAAGTTAAAAGCCACCAGCCGAACTTCGGCTCTGTTGTCCGGATTCGCCATG GTTGCCATGGTGGAGGTCCAGCTGGAGCGGGATTATAAGTACCCTCCGGGGCTGCTGATCGCCTTCAGTGCCTGTACCACAGTTCTGGTTGCAGTACACCTCTTTGCCCTGATGATCAGCACCTGCATCCTCCCAAACCTCGAGGCCGTCAGCAACGTTCACAACCTCAACTCCGTCAACGAGTCTCCCCATGAGCGCATGCACCGCCACATAGAACTGGCCTGGGCTTTCTCCACCGTCATTGGGACCCTCCTCTTCCTGACGGAGGTGATGCTCCTGTGCTGGGTGAAGTTCTTGCCCCTCCAAACCAACCCGAACGAAGGAAACAGCACCATAAGTTCTGGCCAGGCCGCAGCCATCGCCTCCACCTGCATCATGGTGCCGTTTGGACTCGTTTTTATCGTCTTCGCTGTCCACTTTTACCGCACACTCGTCAGTCACAAAACGGACAGACAGATCCGGGAGCTGGAGCAGGTCATCCGGCTCCAGAACCAGCTGGACCACAGGGCTGAAAATGATGACATGAAGGCAGCTGTCCAGTTCGCTTAA
- the LOC104933653 gene encoding rho-related GTP-binding protein RhoF: MSQKGSGANRGNTSQLEEFKVVIVGDRGCGKTSLLTVYTTGAFPEEYVPSVFDKSVVNTRYRGQHLQLHLYDTAGQEDYDRLRPLSYYNVNVVLICYDVMCPSSFDNVFIKWYPEVQHFCLGVPIILVGCKGDLRTDKALTKKLWASGQNVVTYIQGEEAKRKLNAVLYMECSAKYRENVDDLFRQAAKQALTATRAPDKVKERGLCALF; this comes from the exons ATGAGCCAGAAAGGATCAGGAGCAAACAGAGGAAACACCAGCCAGCTAGAGGAATTCAAGGTTGTTATTGTAGGAGACAGGGGCTGTGGGAAAACCTCTCTCCTCACCGTTTACACTACAGGAGCCTTTCCAGAA gaataCGTCCCATCTGTGTTTGACAAAAGTGTTGTAAATACGAGGTATAGAGGGCAACACCTGCAGCTGCATCTCTATGACACTGCAG GTCAAGAAGACTATGATCGTCTGCGGCCTCTCTCCTATTACAACGTTAACGTGGTGCTGATCTGCTACGATGTCATGTGTCCTTCAAGCTTTGATAATGTCTTCATAAAG TGGTACCCTGAGGTCCAACACTTCTGTCTTGGGGTGCCCATCATCCTTGTTGGGTGCAAAGGAGACCTTCGAACAGACAAAGCCCTGACCAAGAAGCTCTGGGCATCGGGACAGAATGTCGTCACTTATATTCAG GGAGAAGAGGCCAAGAGGAAACTCAACGCTGTGCTGTACATGGAGTGCTCCGCCAAATACCGGGAAAATGTTGACGACCTATTCAGACAAGCAGCAAAGCAAGCACTGACGGCAACAAGAGCGCCGGACAAAGTCAAAGAACGGGGTTTGTGTGCTTTGTTCTGA